In Lactuca sativa cultivar Salinas chromosome 5, Lsat_Salinas_v11, whole genome shotgun sequence, the DNA window TTGATTGTTTGAAAAAGGAGATTCCTATTTCTGAGCAATGCTGTGGTGGGGTTACAAACTTACAATACAGAATGTCTAAATGTGTTGGCTAATGCTTTTCCTTGTgtgatgaatgatgatggatgaATATGTCCCTTTATGAAATTTGAAAAATCCTCCCTAGAAATAGTATCATAGCATCCATATGTTTAGTAGCTGATTAAGAGTCGATTATAATTCCAAGATTTGAAATCCTGAGATGGTTGGAAGTTTGGAATAATTTATTGATTCAAGGGGTAAAGATTAGGCTTTCAGATAAGTTAGAACTAGAAGACTTTTTTTAAAGTGTCCATGTAAAATCATTGACCTTAAACATAGGGTTTGATGAGTTTTCGGTTATTTTGATAGTTGGAATGAATTTTGTGTTGGTTTATTGTCCCACAAGTTAACTTACATAGTGGTTTTAAAGGAATAGAGTTCAGCAAATTACTGGTGTTACAAATGACATGCAAAGGCGTTCTGGAAATCTATTACCACCACCTCCAGCTGATGACTACTCTAATAACAACACAGACACTACTTCTGCATGGGAAAAACCTATAAATAAAACCACCACAACAACCAATGTAAGATATTCTGTCATGTCATGTGTTGACCTTTGCTAATCTTCTTTTGTGTTAATGTGTTATATTGTTGTCTGGGATTTCTCTTTCTACTATATAATTTATAACCTATGTGTTACATGATTACATCTCCAGTTATTAGACTGGATTTTTCTCTTCTCTTATTGCATGCCAATGTAATGTGattattaatagtttaattttgttcTTATGGTGATTACTTAAATTTCTAGCAGAATCCTGTAAATGGTATGAAAGTTCCCCTGCCAAATAGTAGTTCAGGGAAATCAACAGCTCTTCCTGCAGCAGCTTCATGGTAAACTCTGTCCTTTCAATCTCTTGTGTTTGTGCAAAAGATGTAAATGCCCTTAGTATGAAATAAAATACCTATTGATCTGGATGTGTTACAGGGGAACACGTGCTTCAAATAGGCAGCCAAGTTTCAAAGAGTTGGTAGAAGAAAAGGGTAGTCTGGGGAATAATCCAGTATCTATAAAAGAAGACGTGGATAAAAACATATCCGATAAATTCTCAAATCCTTCAGATATTTCCCGAAATTATTCAAATCCTGTTCCAGATGAAGAACGGATTATTAACAACTTATCTTTTGATATGTCATTGAGTAGCATCAATAACAATCAAAGATTACAAGCTTGTGAATCAGAACCTTTGACCTCAAATGAAGCAGAAAACACTACTGTTTTAGTATCAGATCTACAAAAGAAAGTAGCAATTAGTGTAGCAGAAGTAGATCATATGATGTCTTTCAATGATGAGAGACTCAGAGATACAGAAGTTATACATAATCTTCCTCCTATTTCTTCTCCCCCAAATAATCCCATGGGTTGTTATCCGCTACATGCACGTGTATCGGGTAACGGTGGTGTAGATCCTCCATCTTCCCATCttgcaaataataataatataccaATTACAGTTAATGACTACTCATCCACTGTAATTGGTAATTCTTCCAGTTCCAGGGAATTATCCAATGGGCATTCATATTTCCATGGTAGTACAGAAGGGTGTAAAAGTGAAATTGGGGCCTTGGATTTAGGAGAAAGCAGTATTATATCTAATATTTTATCCATGGATTTTGACCCATGGGACGAGTCATTAACCTCACCTCGTTATTTGGCTAAGTTTTTGGATAAACAACCTGAATCTCATAGTCATAGAGTTTTGAGCTCAAGAAACAGCAACCAGTCAAGATTCTCATTTGCAAGACAGGATGAAGGATCCGATAATGGAGATTTTGGTTTTGAATATAAGAATTCCAACTCTTgtgattttgtcaacaataataGTATTTATATTGACAAGAAGAAtagtaattataataataataataataataagggcaGCAACGGTTTCTCTTCTTTTAGCTTTGAGGAATCTGAAAATTTTGCCACCAATAACTTTCCCATGTCTGAAAATAAGATTTCAGGTACGTAAATGTTTACATTTGTTGTATAGATATTATTATGCATATGATGGTGATggattattttatttataatatgtAATTTTTGTGGATGCAAACAAACAGTTTCAAGAACACAGGTGTCTGTGTCTGCCCCTCCTCCTCCCCCTGGATTTTCAGGAGTGAGCATCAGCAGAGCACCACCTCCAGGGTTCACATCTCAGGAGAGGATGGAACAAAAACAAACCTTTGATACCCCTACCCCTACCCTATCACTGTCAGGTTAGTGTTAGGTGAAGGATATTACCTGTGTCATTTTCATGTTTATTCATATTCATAGGCCAAAATACAGAAAACCTACATTTACGAgaaattaacatatatatatatatatatatctttttcagGGAATCATATGTTACTGAGAAATTCCCCTGTAAATATTGGTGGTGATTTGGAGTTTATGGATCCTGCAATCCTAGCAGTTGGTGGTAGAGTAAATTCCAATTCCCCACCTGGGCGTGGCTTTGGCTTAGACATGAGATCAAACTTTCCTTGTTTTAATGAAAATGATGTGAGGCTTCAAGTTTTGATGCAAAGATCCTCCTTTTCTCAGCAAAACCCTAGAAGATTGAGTGAAGCAGGACTAGATTTCCCTCAGCAAATTAATTCTTATGCTGCAATTCCTTCAAGGATGGTTGACAACAATCATCTTTCATCTCATTATCAGACCAGGAGGTCATTGATCTCTTCTAATAATGGGCATTGGAATGAAGGTGGGAATGGAAATAATGATATGAGACTGGGATTGAACAATGGATATTATTATTCAGCAGTAGGTCATGAGGATACAAAGTTTCACTTCCCAACTTCACCTGATTTGTATAACACAACATTTGGAATCTGATTCATTGGCTGGCTACCTGTTTCTGAGGTTGTTGGAATGGAATTAATAGAAATAACCCGGAAATGGGATTCATTGATGCATCTGGTCAAGGAAGGATCTATCTAAACCTAGTATCAAACAGGACAGCCTTCCAGATACCACAAGGTGACTCACACTCACTCTTAAATCATTCCTCTAGAATTATGCAACaaagtgttttttattttttaatatgaaataaCACAATTCTGTTGGTtgaattattatgttttatgtttttctGTTAACAGGCAGAGCAAGTTATGAGATGGAGAATCCTACTGTCCCCAGAACATTCTCCAGTCAAGTCTCCATGCCATCTGTACTGAATCGTTGaagatacttttttttttttccaaaattaaAAAGTTGTATCTGTTTTTCTTACAACTTAAGGTTTGAGCCAACTTTAAAAGTAAACAACACAAACTTCCAAAGCTTGATTTTATGGCTATTTTTTCTTGTTTTATAAGGActtttatttgataattttaatgCTTTAATCAGTCattctccaagcttcaaatccaacgtttttactttttattcaatgaagaaaagaaagaatGAAAAATACTTCTAGCGCTGTTTTGAATTTTGATGATAAGATTgaggtgactttacaaattcaatGTATAATACAATGCGTCACAAATGGGGACCGTAAAAAAACATGGAATTGTATCATAACTTAAATAAGATACATCATTCCTGAATTTTATTTACGGTTTTCACGTAATGATGTATATATAAATCTATAAACAACATTTGGAAATCTTGCATCTATAAATCTACAAACAACATTTGGAAATCTCATATATTATATATACCCTCAAGAATTATTTGCCTGCTGCAAATAACGACCGAATAAATGAATGGTGATTATCAAACAGCTTTCAAAAAGAAT includes these proteins:
- the LOC111921031 gene encoding uncharacterized protein LOC111921031 isoform X2, whose protein sequence is MSDEGEKTCPLCAEEMDLTDQQLRPCKCGYEICVWCWHHIIDMAEKDNTEGRCPACRTPYNKEKIVGTASKCERLVTGMSVEKKQKSQKGKTKTSEGRKQLGSVRVVQRNLVYIVGLPLNLADEDLLQQKEYFGQYGKVLKVSISRTAAGAIQQFANSTCSVYITYSKEEEAIRSIQSAHGYILEGRTLRACFGTTKYCHAWLRNMPCTSADCLYLHEFGPEEDSFTKDEIITAYTRNRVQQITGVTNDMQRRSGNLLPPPPADDYSNNNTDTTSAWEKPINKTTTTTNNPVNGMKVPLPNSSSGKSTALPAAASWGTRASNRQPSFKELVEEKGSLGNNPVSIKEDVDKNISDKFSNPSDISRNYSNPVPDEERIINNLSFDMSLSSINNNQRLQACESEPLTSNEAENTTVLVSDLQKKVAISVAEVDHMMSFNDERLRDTEVIHNLPPISSPPNNPMGCYPLHARVSGNGGVDPPSSHLANNNNIPITVNDYSSTVIGNSSSSRELSNGHSYFHGSTEGCKSEIGALDLGESSIISNILSMDFDPWDESLTSPRYLAKFLDKQPESHSHRVLSSRNSNQSRFSFARQDEGSDNGDFGFEYKNSNSCDFVNNNSIYIDKKNSNYNNNNNNKGSNGFSSFSFEESENFATNNFPMSENKISVSRTQVSVSAPPPPPGFSGVSISRAPPPGFTSQERMEQKQTFDTPTPTLSLSGNHMLLRNSPVNIGGDLEFMDPAILAVGGRVNSNSPPGRGFGLDMRSNFPCFNENDVRLQVLMQRSSFSQQNPRRLSEAGLDFPQQINSYAAIPSRMVDNNHLSSHYQTRRSLISSNNGHWNEGGNGNNDMRLGLNNGYYYSAVGHEDTKFHFPTSPDLYNTTFGI
- the LOC111921031 gene encoding general negative regulator of transcription subunit 4 isoform X1: MSDEGEKTCPLCAEEMDLTDQQLRPCKCGYEICVWCWHHIIDMAEKDNTEGRCPACRTPYNKEKIVGTASKCERLVTGMSVEKKQKSQKGKTKTSEGRKQLGSVRVVQRNLVYIVGLPLNLADEDLLQQKEYFGQYGKVLKVSISRTAAGAIQQFANSTCSVYITYSKEEEAIRSIQSAHGYILEGRTLRACFGTTKYCHAWLRNMPCTSADCLYLHEFGPEEDSFTKDEIITAYTRNRVQQITGVTNDMQRRSGNLLPPPPADDYSNNNTDTTSAWEKPINKTTTTTNQNPVNGMKVPLPNSSSGKSTALPAAASWGTRASNRQPSFKELVEEKGSLGNNPVSIKEDVDKNISDKFSNPSDISRNYSNPVPDEERIINNLSFDMSLSSINNNQRLQACESEPLTSNEAENTTVLVSDLQKKVAISVAEVDHMMSFNDERLRDTEVIHNLPPISSPPNNPMGCYPLHARVSGNGGVDPPSSHLANNNNIPITVNDYSSTVIGNSSSSRELSNGHSYFHGSTEGCKSEIGALDLGESSIISNILSMDFDPWDESLTSPRYLAKFLDKQPESHSHRVLSSRNSNQSRFSFARQDEGSDNGDFGFEYKNSNSCDFVNNNSIYIDKKNSNYNNNNNNKGSNGFSSFSFEESENFATNNFPMSENKISVSRTQVSVSAPPPPPGFSGVSISRAPPPGFTSQERMEQKQTFDTPTPTLSLSGNHMLLRNSPVNIGGDLEFMDPAILAVGGRVNSNSPPGRGFGLDMRSNFPCFNENDVRLQVLMQRSSFSQQNPRRLSEAGLDFPQQINSYAAIPSRMVDNNHLSSHYQTRRSLISSNNGHWNEGGNGNNDMRLGLNNGYYYSAVGHEDTKFHFPTSPDLYNTTFGI
- the LOC111921031 gene encoding general negative regulator of transcription subunit 4 isoform X3, with translation MSDEGEKTCPLCAEEMDLTDQQLRPCKCGYEICVWCWHHIIDMAEKDNTEGRCPACRTPYNKEKIVGTASKCERLVTGMSVEKKQKSQKGKTKTSEGRKQLGSVRVVQRNLVYIVGLPLNLADEDLLQQKEYFGQYGKVLKVSISRTAAGAIQQFANSTCSVYITYSKEEEAIRSIQSAHGYILEGRTLRACFGTTKYCHAWLRNMPCTSADCLYLHEFGPEEDSFTKDEIITAYTRVQQITGVTNDMQRRSGNLLPPPPADDYSNNNTDTTSAWEKPINKTTTTTNQNPVNGMKVPLPNSSSGKSTALPAAASWGTRASNRQPSFKELVEEKGSLGNNPVSIKEDVDKNISDKFSNPSDISRNYSNPVPDEERIINNLSFDMSLSSINNNQRLQACESEPLTSNEAENTTVLVSDLQKKVAISVAEVDHMMSFNDERLRDTEVIHNLPPISSPPNNPMGCYPLHARVSGNGGVDPPSSHLANNNNIPITVNDYSSTVIGNSSSSRELSNGHSYFHGSTEGCKSEIGALDLGESSIISNILSMDFDPWDESLTSPRYLAKFLDKQPESHSHRVLSSRNSNQSRFSFARQDEGSDNGDFGFEYKNSNSCDFVNNNSIYIDKKNSNYNNNNNNKGSNGFSSFSFEESENFATNNFPMSENKISVSRTQVSVSAPPPPPGFSGVSISRAPPPGFTSQERMEQKQTFDTPTPTLSLSGNHMLLRNSPVNIGGDLEFMDPAILAVGGRVNSNSPPGRGFGLDMRSNFPCFNENDVRLQVLMQRSSFSQQNPRRLSEAGLDFPQQINSYAAIPSRMVDNNHLSSHYQTRRSLISSNNGHWNEGGNGNNDMRLGLNNGYYYSAVGHEDTKFHFPTSPDLYNTTFGI